The nucleotide window GATCTGCTGGATAACAGCGGTTAGTTTTTGGGCGCATTCGAGCCAGAGTTGTTCGTGCGCCATGTTCTTGTAGTAGATCAATCTGGTGAGGTCGTGTGGCTTCCGGAAAGACTCCTGGATCTCTTCCGTCGTCATCAGACACGTTCTTGCGTGGGCATCCGCTATCGTTTTCGAGAGCAGCTCGCTGATCTGTGCAGGATCTACGAGAAAACGAAAACCAATTGCCGGGTTGAAATTCTGTTCCTCGCCAATCGTTCCCACCGACCACATCGAAAAAGATGCAGAGATATCTCTAACTACCAACACTAACAAAAACAAGAGAGAAACAGCAACGAACAACCACGTATTCAAACGAATCAACAGAAACACAGACACGAATGAACAAGTCTCTCCGACATTTTGTTGCAACGATTGTTTAGCGTTTAGATAGTGTAACACACACAAGCGACAGATATTTCAAGTTCAAAGATATTGGTAAATTGTTTTGGCATTGGAACACCACTCGAGTCTTGTCTTCGACGAGAATGCGAGAGCACGTTTTCTTAAGATTTCCCGGACCGATCTGAACCACCGAGACCTCCTATCCTTGGGTTCGTTGTAAATTACCGCTGCATTATCGCTGCAGTTAGTGCAGCCATTTCACTACGTCCTCGAGTCGGCGAACTTTACACGATCCACTCTCTCGCGCGCAAAGTCTCCGCCTAAAACTTCATCCCTCTGATTCGTGTCGATTACttatatcatatattttattgttCGTTGGAATCTTCAACAAAGGAAAAACGATTCGTTGACGACAAAGGTGTTCTCCCAAGATTACATAAATTTCTGGTGTCATTTATAAATCGAATGTACGCAATTTTGAAACATCAATTGAATGGTGTTCCGTGCGAGTCGATGTAAAACATCTGAGCGGAGGTTCGAAGCAGCAGAAAACGTGCTCCCCGAGCGAGCGTCGAACGGAGGACGATAATTGCAAAGAAAAAGGAACAGCGTACGATCGTAAAACGACGAAAAGAGCGAGGCGCGAGGCGCAGGAAgacgaagaaaagaaaagaaaagaaaagaaaagaaaaaagagaagaaaagaagCGCAACTCTAGCATGCCCATGCAAAGGGACACAAACGTAACCTCACATCTCGCATGGGACATACTGGGCAGACTCGGCACTTCGTCGTCTTCGGATGGATTGCTGACCCTCTGTTGCTGACCGCTCAGAAAGGTCGTCGAGTCGACCATCGTGTACGAGCCGTGGCCCAGGTTGGCGAGTTCGACGGTGGTCTCTTGCTTGACAGCAACGATTCCACCCCCGCTGAGGGAACCGgcaccaccgccgccgccgccgccaccagCGGCTGCACCGCCACCGGTGCCAGAACCGCTCCCTCCACCGCCCGAGCCACCGCCACCGGATCCACCACCGTTACCACCGCCTCCGCTACTACCGCCACCACTACCCCCCGTGCTGCTTCCGGTCGTCGAGGCAGACAGCGACTTTCCTGGTTCACGCGAAAAGTCAAAGTTCACTAGGTCCAACACAGCTCTCTTTACTCTTTATCCAATTCGcccatttctctctttctccgcccCTAGCTCGCGACCTATTTATTCTCTAAGGCCTAGGGGAAAGTTACCAACATCTTCGCTACTCCACTTCACGGATTCGTTCTTAGCCAGCGACGGATCAACACCTCCAGAGACCTCTCTCAACCTCTTATCGTCTcaaactcttcaacttcattttcaactttaatttttcaattccaactttaatttcaacttcattttttcaatttcatttcgttaatatcaacttcaattttaatatcaaccctccaacttcaatttttcaatttcacttcgttaatttaatttaatcacCTGTATAGAGGGACGCTTAGACTTGGAGGGTTTGTTTTAAATGTTGATCCGTGTATTCGAAATCTTGTCAATACGTAATCatagaaattaattatatttattagcaATTAATTAACGTTTGGTAATTTTCCCCTATGCTTTCACGAAAGTGGGGGTGATCTCCTTTGGAGCAGAAACAATCAATTCGATGTAGTTTTTTCACAAATATGTCTTGAAAATTGTACACCCCAATTCTATTTATAATAGTTGAACAAAAACATTTAGAAAGTTTAACAAAGGATTTGCGTGGAAGACCACTTTTGTCCCCAAAAAAACAAATAATTTTGTGGTTTTTAAATAATCATGTACTTTAATAGACTAACAATTACACTTTCTCTGGATCAATAACCAACATGTATGCAAAGAATTGCTTGATCTACGGTAATCTGAACTTTTTTATCGCACAAATATTATCCGAAAACGACGCCTCCATAGAAGAACACCCCCTGAAAGTGTTTCTGGTAGGACCTAGTAGAATTAGCTACGATCGGAACGTGGATTGGACTCTGTACGAGGCGAGACTGTGTGCCAGCGCAGTAAGCTAGTTGATGAAGCGGTAATTTTAGTCCGCGTAAGTTGTAAACCATTTGAACGCTTGTAATGATGGGTTGGGTTATGGTGGCTGCTCGCTATCTTTAGGAATACGCTACTGCCGAAAAGTTTCGACCATTATCGTTAGGTAAGTGTTATGGTAACTACGGGTCGTTCTGCCCGTCCTCCATCGTTCGGGTCAATTTCAGTGGAAAACGAGACTATGTCCTAAATCATTCGTTTGATcaaacttgaaatttcgaaaatcataTTTGTTCTTCGGACTTTTCCTCTGCAtcgatttggaaaattttcttttcattttggcACGCGTCAACAAAGATTTCAATCGATCACGTAAGAGAAGATCGCGAACTCGTCCGTCTAGAAGATCTTTCACTATTTTTCAGATAGCGTAGCGGCATTGTTCACTCGAAGAAACGTCTATCGCGGCAGCAGCATACTCCTGAAGCGGCAATTCAATCGTATCTTTATGACTGTTAATGTTACTTGAAGCAACAGTATCAATATCATTCACCGAATGCACCGTGCAGTCAACTGGCAGTGATAAACACAATAATTGTATCAGCCGCGTGGCGCTGAAAGGGACCAGTACTACTTGGCGCTGGTTGTTCATCGATTGACATCTTGTTACCGCTCCTTCGCTAACAATAAACTTTAATGGAACTATAAACTCTCGTCGACTTGGCACGACTTCAGTTTCGTCTGGCACAGTCGCGTAACTTCATATTCCGCCcgatcaaaattgaaaatatacacACACGCGCGAGAGAATAATACTTTATCTACACTCGGAAATAACGTGCTGTCTCTCTGAAAATTGATAGGATCCTCCGCGCGGATTCAAACGCGAAGCATTCTCGATTTCAGAGATATTAGGTTGATGCATATCAAATGTCCGATCTCAGAGTGCAAATCTTGTGAGACGTCAagaatagtccagtcaacgaaaagttgtagagggaaatggaaggaacacaatttttaacttgacgtgagcgcggatatctcggaaactatgcgagatagcgaaaaactgaatcaagtcaatcttatggcacattttgtcagctttaattttgtatagaatgatctaATCGCTAGaatacatagtttccgagatatccgcgctcaaagttcactaattgtgctgaagagttaactTCATAATTAGTTGCGTTTCCcaacttttttatatggacCTAGATTGAAAGTTTAACTTACTTTTAAAAATCgggcatttcatatgcaacaacctgatAACTGCGGTCAGCATTACATATTAGGATTATAATATTCTGCAGCTCAATTTGTTATGTTAacaaaattagtagaaattgttTAACCTTTGTCAGCCCCACAGAAATAATTCTTTCGAACCGGTATGCGAAAGTTTCGATTCCTCCCGACTAaacactgtggattttatgcattcgcgaTAAAAATTCAGCCCTGCTCGTACTGTTCTTAGCACAGTTTTTACAACAATAACTGCAACATCTTTGTCCTCGATAATTTTGtagtagaaaaagaaaatttattcccTGCATGGATTTCAATGCTTAACCGaggtgccactaaaaattgctgtatcattcaggtattgtacgaggtattatgccaatttcatatccataaaatttaaaaaatcatagggaaatattctaggttggaagaaatgtttaattttcaagttaaaattttGCTCCAAGTGCAGAgggttaaatattaataacaaaagcAATGAATATTCTGCCAGAAATGTTGATCGCGAGTTTGGGCTTTAATCGCGCGACGCGTTTCGTCACGCGACTGATCCGGTACCGACACAGAGAGGGTAACTAGAGCCGCCTGTGAATTTTTCTCTGGCATAACTATCCACGGTCTATCCGCGGCATAAACGGTAAAGCGAGATTGGTTTGCGTTAATTTTCCCAGGCCGAACCCACCATCTGAGCGACCATACTAGAGCCTTTCCACAGACAGATGACAGTGATGATAGAAAGAGACAAATGAGTAGCAGCAACCCGGACACCTGACCCCCGCAAAGCACAGGTAGATGGAGACATGTTTGAAGATACTCACCGGTGGTAACCACGTTGGGAAGAACCCCAGTCGCGGTGACAGCGGAGGGTGTATCAGGTGCGACGGTGTCCGCGACCTGCGTCTGCGTCGGTCGCGGGTCGTAGGTCGTCGTGCTGTCAACATAATCCGCGCTAAGCTCATAGTTCGTCATCGCCTGATGATTGTAATAACCCGAGCCACCTGTTCCGGGGCCGGGTGAAGCGTATTCGCTGCCGCCGTACGTATACCTAACATAAATAAAAAGATTGGAACACGTTAGCGGCCGGCACTGGACATATCTCCGTTTTGAAATCTTCTTCGGTTTTAATTATTCACTTAAAAGGGAACAGTATTTTCTTGTTTACTAGGCACCGTCTCAGGCCATCGTTTGTCAAGACA belongs to Lasioglossum baleicum chromosome 17, iyLasBale1, whole genome shotgun sequence and includes:
- the Hr3 gene encoding nuclear hormone receptor 3 ROR-beta isoform X10, with the protein product MSRDAVKFGRMSKKQREKVEDEVRFHRAQMRAASETAPDSSVFEHQTPSSSDQHHPYNGGYTYGGSEYASPGPGTGGSGYYNHQAMTNYELSADYVDSTTTYDPRPTQTQVADTVAPDTPSAVTATGVLPNVVTTGKSLSASTTGSSTGGSGGGSSGGGGNGGGSGGGGSGGGGSGSGTGGGAAAGGGGGGGGAGSLSGGGIVAVKQETTVELANLGHGSYTMVDSTTFLSGQQQRVSNPSEDDEVPSLPSMSHARYPAQISELLSKTIADAHARTCLMTTEEIQESFRKPHDLTRLIYYKNMAHEQLWLECAQKLTAVIQQIIEFAKMVPGFMKLSQDDQIVLLKAGSFELAVLRMSRYLDLQQNCVLYGDTMLPQDAFYTTDTAEMKLVSCVFEMARSIAELKLTETELALYSAAVLYSPDRPGLKGLAEVTRLSQAVIRALRSELDRNHVSPIKGDVTVCDAILAKIPQLREISLLHMDALAKLKRSQPHLDFPALHKELFSVDS